The nucleotide sequence GCGGCGGCGGGGCCGGCCGGCCCCCCCGTCGCCCCCCCGCCCGGCCGGACGGGCGGCCCGCCGGCGCTCACGCGTCCTCCGGCGCGGGGTACGTCCGCGCCCAGTCGGGGCCGGCGCCGTCGATGCGCGGGGCGCCGGCGTGCCGCCGGTGCGCCGTCCAGGGGGTCGCCTCCTCGACCCGCGCCCCGAGGCGGTGCAGGAGCGGGACCGACCGCGTCCGCAACGCCTCGGTCGCCGCCGCGCGGTCCGGCCACGCCGCGAGGGCGTCCAACCACACCGCCCGCCCGGCGAGGAACCCGCTGGCGCCCTGCGCGACCGCGCGCTCCACGACGTACTCGAACGCCTTGGGGCCCACGCCGGCCGACAGCACCACCCACGGGACCGGCGACAGGGCGTCCATCTCCGCCAGGAGGGCGTCCGCCTCCGCCTGATCGAGGAGCGCGTCGCGGGCGACGCCGTCGAGCGCCCCCCCGGCGACCTCCGCGACGCGGTGGGGATCGAACGGCACCTCGAGCTTGAACAGGTCCACCCCGAACGCCGGGTCGGCGTAGTGCCGCAGCGACCCGAGGGTCCGCTCCGCTTTGCCGCGCAGGTACGCCGGGTCGCTCGGGTCCTCCCCCGGCATCGGGTAGTCGAGGAGTTCGAGGACGAACGGCAGGTCGTACGCCCGGCAGGCCGCCGCCGCCTCCCGCACGAAGGCGTCCTGGTGCGCCTGCGTCGCGTCGCTCACGTCGGGCCGGTGCCANNNNNNNNNNCAGGCGAGGACCTTGATGGCGTCCGCACCGGCGCGGCGCGCCTTCGCGACCGACCAACCGCGGATCGCGGCGCTCCGCCGCTCGCCGTCGACGACGTCGAAGTCGTACCCCTCGAGGGTGGACAGCAACCCGGTCGTGCCGGGGAGCGCCATCAGGCTGTGCGGGTGGCTCCAGACGGGATCGAGGAGCATCGCGCCGGCGTGCGGCCCGAGCGCCTCGATCAACGTCGCCTTGACGTCGGCCACCTGATCCCAGGCCAGCGCGTCCTCGGGGACGCCCAGCGCCTTCGAGACGGCGGCGAAGATCGGGGGGCGTTGATCGACGGCGACCATGCGGAACCGCCCGTCCGCGTCGGCGAGGCGGGCCAGGCCGCGCAGGACGCCGGCGGACGTGGGGGTGGGGGAGGCGGGATCGTGAGGCATGACGGGGACTCCTTCCGGGCGGCCGCGGATGCGGTCACGCCCAACGTGCAGCGTTCAACTCCGCAAGGGTGCGCGACTCCAGCAACGTCTCGACGGCGTCGCGGGTCGGGATGGCGGTCCGGCCGGGACCGCGGCAGCTTTCCGCCGCGGCGACGCTCGCGAGCGTCGCGCAGCGTTCCGGGCCTTCGCCGGCGGCGAGGGCGGCGGCCCACACGCCGTGGAAGACGTCGCCCGCACCGGTCGTGTCGGTCGCCTCGACGGGGAACGCCGACAGGTGCCGCACGCCCTCCCCGGCGTCGAACAGGACGCCCTCCTCCCCGAGCGTGATGGCGACGACCTGGTCCTCGCGCCGCCGGAGCGCCGCGAGCGCCGCCTCGGCGCGGAGGGTCGCGTCGCCGTCGCCGGCGAGCGGCCCCCCGAGCGCCGCCTCCGCCGCCTCCTGCGCCGCAATGATCACGTCGGCGTCGTCGGTGGCGTCGACGTCGCGGAGGTTCCCGAGGTCGACGACGCTGGGCACGCCCGCCGCCCGGGCGCGGCGCAGGACCGCGCGGGCGAGGGTCGGGTGCCGCAGGTCGGTGAGGACCGCATCCGCGTCCTCCACCGTCTCGAGCGGCCAGTCGGCGGGGTCGTCCTCCAGGCCGCGCCCCCGGTAGGGGAAGATCCAGCGTTCGCCGGACGGCTCCACCAACACCGCACTCGCGAACGTCTCCGCGCCGGTGGGCGTCCGCACGCCGCTCACGTCCACCCCCTCCGCCTCGAGCGCCGCGCGCAGCTCGCGGCCGGCGGCGTCGTCGCCGTGGATCGCCCAGAGGCGCGACGTCACCCCGAACCGCGCGGCGGCGACCGCGGCGGTCGCCGCCGGCCCGCCCCCGTGACGGGCGTGCGCCGTCGCGTCGGTCCGCGACGCCGTCGGCGGGAACCGCTCGACGCGCCACACGAGATCCAGGCAACTGAGGCCCACGCTCAGGAGCAGCGGTGCGTCGCTCACCCGCCGCTCCCGTCGCCGTCCCGGCCGCCGTCCCGGTCGCGTGCGGAGCCCGCCGGCGGGGCGCCGCCCCCGAGCGCGTCGGGGAACGGGCGCGGGGTGACCCCGAGCACCTCGATCCCCGCCCACGCGCACGCCTCGACGACGGCGGCGGCGTGATCGCCGTGCACGAACGCCAGGTGGTGCGGGACGCGCCGCTCGAACAGCTCCGCCAGGAACCGGCCCGCCGGCAGCGGCGTGCCCGCCCAGACCGGCGCCCGCCACCAGCCGCGCACGCCGTCGTACCCCTCGCGGACGGCGCCCTCGAACGCACCGGTCGCGACCACCGCGGCGCGTCCCTCGTCCACGAAGCGCAACGCCGTCGCGGGGCCCGGCCGGAGGGTCTCGTCGCGGACCGGGCCCACCCCGTCGCGGTTGAAGTGCGTCGTGAGGCGCGGGGCGGGCCCGTCGGGGTCGGCCCACGCGGCGGGCGCGTTCCCGCAGTGCCACGCCTCGACGGCGTCCCCCACCTCGTCGAGGTCGGAGAGGTCCATCACGATGGACGGGTCGCGCGCGACCGCCTGCAACGCCAGCATCGAGAGCGCCCCCATCGCGTCCCCCTCGCACGCCGCCGGCGTCCCCGCACCGGCCAGGGTC is from Trueperaceae bacterium and encodes:
- a CDS encoding PfkB family carbohydrate kinase encodes the protein MSDAPLLLSVGLSCLDLVWRVERFPPTASRTDATAHARHGGGPAATAAVAAARFGVTSRLWAIHGDDAAGRELRAALEAEGVDVSGVRTPTGAETFASAVLVEPSGERWIFPYRGRGLEDDPADWPLETVEDADAVLTDLRHPTLARAVLRRARAAGVPSVVDLGNLRDVDATDDADVIIAAQEAAEAALGGPLAGDGDATLRAEAALAALRRREDQVVAITLGEEGVLFDAGEGVRHLSAFPVEATDTTGAGDVFHGVWAAALAAGEGPERCATLASVAAAESCRGPGRTAIPTRDAVETLLESRTLAELNAARWA